Proteins found in one Alteromonas macleodii genomic segment:
- the bamB gene encoding outer membrane protein assembly factor BamB produces MFHNTCGRKGRFARTIGMALAVSITMSGCSTISDWFADEEELEIRRLKPIEAKFTPELVWNRDIGDGVDHYFSRLRPVYAYDKLFAADRHGAVVAMEPETGKVLWQKDFAQFRSEGMLSSITKLWQSGETARIGGISVADRHVFIGTENGYIAAMDAETGELVWEATVPGEILAAPAADEGILVVNTGAGSLFGFNTRTGEQMWRHEGDTPPLTLRGISGPIASNGGAIVGTPTGKIQVNLIETGVLAWETVIGTPSGATELERIVDIDTTPVLYGGTIYTVSYNGTLAAVELRSGRVIWKREYASFRNLNIDGNSIFVVDNNSNVYALDRRNGVELWSQGLLKQRSLTAATPVGEHIVVGDNWGFLHWIEQESGEVVARLDVGGDDEDDAIFAAPLNVDGNIIAVTRNGEVVSVRAPN; encoded by the coding sequence TTGTTTCACAACACGTGTGGCCGTAAAGGTCGATTTGCTCGCACGATAGGTATGGCATTGGCAGTGTCTATCACAATGTCTGGCTGCTCTACTATTTCAGACTGGTTTGCAGATGAAGAAGAACTAGAAATTCGTCGTTTAAAGCCGATTGAAGCTAAGTTTACTCCTGAATTAGTGTGGAACCGTGATATTGGTGATGGCGTTGACCATTATTTCTCACGTCTACGCCCTGTATACGCTTACGACAAGCTTTTTGCTGCTGATCGCCATGGCGCCGTTGTTGCGATGGAGCCAGAAACAGGAAAGGTGTTGTGGCAAAAAGACTTCGCACAGTTTCGCTCTGAAGGCATGTTGAGTTCGATAACCAAGCTATGGCAAAGTGGTGAAACAGCGCGTATTGGCGGTATTTCTGTTGCAGATAGACATGTATTCATAGGTACCGAAAATGGTTACATAGCGGCAATGGACGCAGAAACGGGTGAGCTTGTATGGGAAGCTACGGTACCTGGAGAAATTCTTGCGGCCCCAGCTGCCGATGAAGGGATCCTCGTGGTCAACACAGGCGCTGGAAGTTTGTTTGGTTTTAATACCCGAACTGGCGAGCAAATGTGGAGACACGAGGGCGATACGCCCCCATTAACGCTTCGCGGTATCTCAGGCCCCATTGCTTCAAACGGCGGCGCTATCGTGGGTACCCCGACCGGTAAAATTCAAGTAAACCTTATTGAAACCGGTGTGCTCGCGTGGGAAACAGTCATTGGAACGCCTTCTGGCGCGACAGAGCTTGAGCGTATTGTCGATATTGATACTACTCCAGTACTTTATGGCGGAACTATATACACCGTTTCTTATAACGGCACATTGGCCGCTGTAGAGCTTCGTTCAGGTCGGGTTATTTGGAAGCGTGAATACGCATCATTCCGCAATCTGAATATCGATGGCAACAGTATTTTTGTTGTAGACAATAACTCTAATGTTTATGCCCTTGATAGACGAAATGGCGTAGAGCTATGGTCTCAAGGACTGCTTAAACAGCGTTCGCTAACTGCAGCGACCCCGGTGGGCGAACATATTGTAGTGGGTGATAATTGGGGCTTCCTACACTGGATAGAACAAGAATCTGGTGAAGTAGTGGCTCGACTAGATGTGGGCGGCGACGATGAAGACGATGCTATTTTCGCAGCACCGCTGAATGTTGACGGTAATATTATTGCTGTAACAAGAAATGGCGAAGTAGTCTCGGTACGCGCGCCAAACTAG
- a CDS encoding YfgM family protein has product MEQFATEEQQVEAIKRFWKEHGTAIIVGAALGLGGLWGWRAYSEAQIENKEAASVAYQNAVETFGTEGSDAKVKAFIEENKDSGYASIASLLAAKQAVEAGDLDAAASHLNSVVTFAENDEMKVLASLRLSRVQIEMNQLDAALSTLSNVINDAFAAEVSELKGDVYQKQGKFDDARLAYSNALEKNANNPLLQMKLDNLSVSAAQ; this is encoded by the coding sequence ATGGAACAGTTCGCAACAGAAGAACAACAAGTAGAAGCGATTAAGCGTTTTTGGAAAGAACACGGTACAGCTATTATCGTCGGCGCTGCGCTAGGTTTAGGCGGCCTATGGGGCTGGAGAGCGTATTCTGAAGCTCAAATTGAAAATAAAGAAGCTGCATCGGTTGCGTATCAAAATGCGGTAGAAACATTTGGTACCGAGGGAAGTGACGCAAAAGTTAAGGCCTTCATCGAAGAAAATAAAGATAGTGGTTATGCTAGCATTGCCAGTCTTCTTGCAGCTAAGCAAGCGGTAGAAGCAGGCGATTTAGACGCTGCTGCTTCGCATCTAAATAGCGTTGTTACCTTTGCTGAGAACGATGAAATGAAGGTGTTAGCGTCGCTTCGTTTATCTCGGGTGCAAATTGAAATGAACCAGCTTGATGCGGCGTTGTCTACGCTTAGCAATGTTATTAACGACGCATTTGCAGCAGAGGTTTCTGAACTAAAAGGCGATGTGTATCAAAAACAAGGCAAGTTTGACGATGCTCGTTTAGCTTATTCAAATGCGTTAGAAAAAAATGCCAACAATCCGCTTTTACAAATGAAGTTAGATAACCTGTCGGTTTCTGCTGCACAGTAA
- the hisS gene encoding histidine--tRNA ligase — protein MAKTIQAIRGMNDCLPEISGTWQKVESVLRQVVASYGYQEIRTPIVESTDLFKRSIGEVTDIVEKEMYTFEDRNGDSLTLRPEGTASCVRAGNEHGLLYNQQQRLWYMGPMFRHERPQKGRYRQFHQFGVETYGMDGPDIDLEVILLSARFWKAFGIEKHVKLQINTLGSNEARAAYRDTLVEFLKARADQLDEDSLRRLETNPLRVLDSKNPDVQAAIADAPALIDHLDEESKAHFDTLCSRLTQAGIEFEINPRLVRGLDYYNRTVFEWVTDSLGAQGTVCAGGRYDGLVEQLGGKATPAVGFAMGIERLVLLLTTLTEEGQDTSFADVYVTAMGDEAQSYAIEVAEHLRNTLPNTRIMMHCGGGNFKKQLKRADKTGARLALLLGNDEMQSREVGVKPLRDGQEQITVSFDALSDKVAEMLSAK, from the coding sequence GTGGCTAAGACTATTCAGGCAATTCGAGGCATGAATGACTGCCTACCGGAGATTTCCGGTACATGGCAGAAGGTAGAATCTGTACTTCGTCAAGTGGTGGCGAGCTATGGATACCAGGAAATACGTACTCCCATCGTTGAAAGCACCGACTTATTCAAACGTTCTATCGGAGAAGTGACCGATATCGTTGAGAAAGAAATGTATACCTTCGAAGATAGAAATGGCGACAGTTTAACGCTGCGTCCAGAAGGTACGGCAAGTTGCGTGCGCGCGGGTAACGAACATGGTTTATTGTACAACCAGCAGCAACGCCTGTGGTACATGGGGCCCATGTTCAGACACGAACGCCCACAGAAAGGTCGCTATCGCCAGTTCCATCAGTTTGGTGTAGAAACCTACGGCATGGACGGCCCTGACATCGATTTAGAAGTTATTCTTCTTAGCGCACGTTTTTGGAAAGCGTTTGGTATCGAAAAGCATGTAAAGCTTCAAATAAATACGTTAGGTTCAAATGAAGCACGCGCTGCATATCGCGATACGCTGGTTGAATTCTTAAAAGCGCGTGCAGACCAGCTCGACGAAGATTCACTGCGTCGACTTGAAACAAATCCACTTCGTGTACTTGATTCAAAGAACCCTGACGTTCAGGCCGCTATAGCTGACGCGCCAGCGCTAATTGATCACCTAGATGAAGAATCTAAAGCTCACTTTGATACGCTGTGTTCGCGCTTAACCCAAGCAGGCATCGAGTTCGAAATAAATCCTCGCTTAGTACGCGGGTTAGATTATTACAACCGTACAGTGTTTGAGTGGGTAACAGACAGCCTGGGAGCCCAAGGTACAGTATGTGCTGGCGGTCGTTACGATGGCTTAGTAGAGCAACTAGGCGGTAAAGCTACACCTGCGGTTGGTTTTGCCATGGGTATTGAACGTTTGGTACTGTTGCTGACTACACTAACCGAAGAAGGTCAGGATACGAGCTTCGCCGACGTATATGTAACGGCGATGGGTGATGAAGCGCAGTCTTACGCTATTGAAGTGGCAGAACACCTTCGAAATACGCTTCCTAATACACGCATAATGATGCACTGTGGCGGCGGCAACTTTAAAAAACAACTAAAGCGTGCAGATAAAACAGGTGCACGTTTAGCGCTGCTTTTAGGTAATGACGAAATGCAGTCTCGCGAAGTCGGTGTTAAACCCCTACGCGACGGTCAAGAACAAATTACGGTCAGCTTTGATGCCTTATCTGATAAGGTTGCAGAAATGCTGAGCGCAAAATAA
- the ispG gene encoding flavodoxin-dependent (E)-4-hydroxy-3-methylbut-2-enyl-diphosphate synthase yields the protein MFAESPIKRRKSTRINVGNVPIGDGAPITVQSMTNTRTTDVAATVEQINRIVAVGGEIVRVSVPTMEAAEAFKEIKQQVSVPLVADIHFDYRIALKVAEYGVDCLRINPGNIGNMERVRSVVDCAKDKNIPIRIGVNGGSLEKDLQEKYGEPTPEALVESAMRHVDILDKLNFDQFKVSVKASDVFLAVGAYRLLAQKIDQPLHLGITEAGGQRAGAVKSAVGLGMLLAEGIGDTLRVSLAADPVEEIKVGFDILKSLRIRSRGINFIACPSCSRQEFDVIGTVNALEQRLEDILTPMDVSIIGCVVNGPGEAEVSDLGLTGARNMSGLYEDGKRVKERLPNDDLVDKLEAKIRAKASRMSEQNKIQVSVKD from the coding sequence ATGTTTGCAGAAAGCCCTATTAAGCGCCGAAAGTCTACGCGTATTAATGTAGGTAACGTTCCTATTGGTGATGGTGCTCCCATTACTGTTCAATCTATGACAAATACCCGCACCACTGATGTGGCTGCGACTGTAGAACAAATAAACCGTATTGTTGCTGTGGGCGGCGAAATTGTTCGCGTATCGGTACCCACTATGGAAGCTGCTGAAGCCTTTAAAGAAATTAAGCAACAGGTAAGTGTACCACTTGTTGCAGACATTCATTTTGACTACCGCATTGCGCTTAAAGTAGCTGAATACGGCGTAGATTGTTTGCGGATAAACCCAGGTAATATTGGCAATATGGAGCGTGTACGTTCGGTTGTCGATTGCGCAAAAGATAAAAATATTCCTATCCGAATCGGTGTTAATGGCGGTTCTTTAGAAAAAGATTTACAAGAAAAGTATGGCGAGCCCACACCAGAAGCCCTTGTCGAGTCAGCGATGCGCCATGTGGACATTTTAGATAAACTCAATTTTGACCAGTTCAAAGTAAGCGTTAAAGCATCGGATGTATTTCTTGCTGTTGGCGCATATCGCTTGTTGGCGCAAAAAATAGATCAACCTCTGCACTTAGGTATTACCGAAGCTGGCGGCCAGCGTGCCGGCGCGGTTAAAAGTGCGGTGGGGCTTGGTATGCTTTTAGCTGAAGGTATTGGCGATACACTTCGTGTTTCGTTAGCGGCCGATCCAGTGGAAGAAATTAAAGTAGGCTTCGATATATTAAAGTCACTTCGCATTCGCTCTCGTGGTATAAACTTTATTGCGTGCCCCAGTTGTTCAAGACAAGAGTTCGACGTTATCGGCACCGTAAACGCGCTAGAGCAACGATTAGAAGATATTCTTACGCCAATGGACGTGTCTATCATCGGTTGTGTGGTTAACGGCCCAGGCGAAGCAGAAGTGTCTGACTTGGGCCTTACCGGGGCACGTAATATGAGTGGCCTATACGAAGACGGTAAGCGCGTAAAAGAGCGTCTTCCTAATGACGATTTGGTCGATAAGCTAGAAGCTAAAATTCGCGCTAAGGCATCTCGCATGAGTGAGCAAAATAAAATTCAGGTCTCGGTAAAAGACTAA
- a CDS encoding RodZ domain-containing protein — translation MVSEENANQEVTSQQQENTPSPGAMLKARREKLGLSQQDIADKLFLKAKQINDLESDVIDENSSVTFTKGYVRNYAKQLGMNSHEVIEAFERFHNQTSVPSSEKLQSFSKRVAKQTHDDRWMMVTYAILLLIIAGVVVWWYQQPSDDTVAELPLNEAVKREAANTPISSNARTANGNLGGAETLQGESANTLSTGSSEQSSSQINDVSNTGSDKAELAGANSDVNGQDNGLTQSGDLDDGAISAPDSAVDSSNNITALVNTVGSDNETLADTALNTQTEASPISMVFTFDDDCWVNIKDASGEAIAYGVKQKGRVMEIQGVPPVEVTLGAPDNVRISVNGEAVDISPYQNGRTARFVLPL, via the coding sequence ATGGTGTCAGAAGAAAACGCGAATCAAGAAGTTACTTCGCAACAACAAGAAAATACGCCAAGTCCAGGGGCAATGCTTAAAGCACGTCGCGAAAAGCTAGGTTTGTCTCAGCAAGATATTGCCGATAAGTTGTTTCTAAAGGCTAAACAAATCAATGATTTAGAAAGTGATGTAATTGATGAGAACTCGTCAGTTACCTTTACTAAAGGCTACGTAAGAAATTATGCCAAACAATTGGGAATGAACTCCCATGAGGTTATTGAGGCATTTGAACGCTTCCACAACCAAACATCAGTACCTTCATCGGAAAAACTACAGAGTTTTTCAAAACGTGTCGCAAAACAGACACACGATGACCGCTGGATGATGGTTACCTATGCGATTTTACTTCTCATCATTGCTGGCGTTGTCGTGTGGTGGTATCAACAGCCAAGCGACGACACCGTTGCTGAACTACCCTTAAATGAGGCCGTAAAGAGAGAGGCGGCAAACACGCCAATTTCTTCAAATGCCAGAACAGCAAATGGAAATTTAGGCGGTGCTGAAACTTTACAAGGTGAGTCGGCTAACACACTATCAACGGGAAGTTCAGAGCAAAGCTCATCTCAGATCAATGATGTCTCAAATACAGGCTCTGATAAGGCTGAGTTAGCAGGTGCAAACAGCGATGTAAATGGGCAGGATAATGGTCTTACCCAAAGTGGCGACCTTGACGATGGCGCCATTTCTGCTCCTGACAGTGCAGTTGATAGCAGTAACAATATTACTGCACTCGTAAACACGGTAGGTAGCGATAATGAAACGTTAGCTGATACCGCTCTTAACACTCAAACTGAAGCTTCGCCTATCTCAATGGTTTTTACCTTTGACGATGACTGTTGGGTTAATATTAAAGACGCCTCGGGCGAAGCGATCGCCTACGGTGTAAAGCAAAAAGGGCGTGTAATGGAGATTCAAGGCGTTCCGCCTGTTGAAGTTACGCTCGGCGCACCGGATAATGTGCGCATATCAGTTAACGGCGAGGCTGTTGATATTTCTCCATATCAAAATGGTAGAACAGCTCGCTTTGTACTTCCTTTATAG
- the pilW gene encoding type IV pilus biogenesis/stability protein PilW, translating into MIAGLRTSLRIGLLSAVILTAGCVSNSQPGMYGGDFDHEEAARTRMSLGLTYLQNNNYTQAKKNLDRALAFDPYSADVQYAMAYYYQLVGDNLRAEEYYKTAIELAPDDGDIANSYGAFKCENGEYDKAKAYFFKAINNRLYANAAQTYENLALCAQSQGKLDQAIGYFKDALQHQPARGKSLFLLSELYTVSEQWDLAEITLQKYQRVAKVTPDSLWLAYEIAKGKKDFEKAKGYGDMLLSLFPESELTKRYLVQRDALQKKVVIKSKASSPEKKAVQPVVEQESEKAVQKQTGESASEPLASNTTGVEQSSDTLSGKQKQVAMVEAEDTEQNTELSALDDKFHVVKEGENLYRISLLHNIKMATLQAWNNLENTGAIIAGQTLWLVPPGMQEE; encoded by the coding sequence ATGATTGCAGGATTGCGAACTTCACTTAGAATTGGATTATTAAGCGCGGTAATACTTACTGCTGGCTGTGTTAGCAACAGCCAACCAGGCATGTATGGTGGTGACTTTGACCACGAAGAAGCCGCCAGGACGCGGATGTCTCTTGGCCTTACTTACCTCCAAAATAATAATTACACGCAGGCGAAAAAGAACCTCGACAGGGCGCTTGCGTTTGACCCTTACTCTGCAGATGTTCAATATGCTATGGCGTATTACTACCAGTTGGTAGGCGATAACCTGCGAGCAGAAGAGTATTACAAAACTGCCATTGAACTAGCGCCTGACGATGGGGATATTGCCAATAGCTATGGTGCGTTTAAGTGCGAAAATGGCGAATACGATAAAGCCAAGGCTTATTTCTTTAAGGCAATTAACAACCGTCTTTACGCAAACGCGGCGCAAACTTACGAAAACCTAGCCTTGTGCGCGCAAAGCCAAGGTAAACTTGATCAAGCAATCGGCTACTTCAAGGACGCTTTACAGCACCAACCAGCACGAGGTAAGAGTCTATTCTTGTTAAGTGAACTGTATACAGTGTCAGAGCAGTGGGACCTAGCCGAAATAACACTTCAAAAATACCAACGTGTTGCCAAGGTTACACCGGATTCATTGTGGTTGGCTTATGAAATCGCTAAAGGCAAGAAAGATTTTGAAAAGGCGAAAGGGTATGGCGATATGTTGCTTTCTCTGTTCCCTGAAAGTGAACTTACGAAGCGATATTTGGTTCAGCGCGACGCGCTTCAAAAGAAAGTCGTAATAAAATCCAAGGCTTCTTCTCCTGAGAAAAAAGCAGTACAACCCGTTGTTGAGCAAGAATCTGAAAAAGCCGTTCAAAAGCAAACTGGCGAAAGTGCAAGTGAGCCGTTGGCTTCTAATACAACCGGGGTTGAACAATCAAGCGACACCCTAAGTGGTAAGCAAAAGCAGGTTGCCATGGTAGAAGCCGAAGATACAGAGCAAAATACTGAATTATCTGCGCTTGACGACAAATTCCATGTAGTAAAAGAGGGTGAAAACTTATATCGTATTTCTTTATTGCACAATATCAAAATGGCAACACTGCAAGCGTGGAATAACCTTGAAAATACTGGCGCTATTATTGCTGGTCAGACGCTTTGGTTAGTACCACCAGGTATGCAGGAGGAATAA
- a CDS encoding bifunctional tRNA (adenosine(37)-C2)-methyltransferase TrmG/ribosomal RNA large subunit methyltransferase RlmN translates to MAKTNLLNLNREGLRNFFKEMGEKPFRADQVMKWIYQHGVSDFEEMSNLNKNLRAMLIENCEIKAPEIAYFQEASDGTIKFALTLEGGQEVESVWIPETDRATLCVSSQVGCALECTFCSTAQQGFNRNLSVSEIIGQVWRVATFLGLSKDSSKRPITNVVMMGMGEPLLNLKNVVPAMDIMLDDFGFGLSKRRVTLSTSGVVPALDMLGDQIDVALAISLHAPTDELRNEIVPVNKKYNIEAFLAGVRRYLAKSKANQGRVTVEYVMLSNINDSTEQAHQLAKVLKDTPSKINLIPFNPYPGSPYTCSSNSRIDRFSKVLMDYGFTTVVRKTRGDDIDAACGQLVGDVVDRTKRLLKKQVKGEAISVKMAQ, encoded by the coding sequence ATGGCAAAAACTAACTTATTAAACTTAAATCGCGAAGGCTTGCGCAATTTCTTCAAGGAAATGGGCGAGAAACCATTTCGTGCCGACCAGGTAATGAAATGGATTTACCAGCACGGTGTCAGCGATTTCGAGGAAATGAGTAACCTCAATAAAAACCTTCGCGCGATGCTGATTGAAAATTGCGAGATTAAAGCTCCTGAAATTGCTTACTTCCAAGAAGCGAGCGACGGTACAATTAAGTTCGCACTTACCCTTGAGGGTGGACAGGAAGTTGAGTCTGTTTGGATCCCCGAAACTGATCGGGCGACGTTATGTGTATCGTCACAAGTAGGTTGTGCACTAGAGTGTACCTTCTGTTCAACGGCGCAACAGGGGTTCAACCGTAATCTAAGCGTGAGCGAAATTATTGGTCAGGTATGGCGCGTAGCAACCTTCCTTGGTCTTTCTAAAGACTCAAGCAAACGCCCAATCACCAATGTAGTAATGATGGGTATGGGTGAGCCTCTACTTAATCTTAAAAACGTAGTGCCGGCCATGGACATCATGCTAGATGATTTTGGTTTCGGTCTATCTAAGCGCCGCGTTACGCTAAGTACATCTGGTGTTGTACCTGCACTTGATATGTTGGGCGATCAGATTGATGTAGCACTTGCTATCTCGCTTCACGCCCCCACCGACGAACTGCGTAATGAAATTGTGCCGGTTAATAAGAAATACAATATCGAAGCATTCTTAGCAGGGGTACGCCGCTACCTAGCTAAATCTAAAGCTAATCAAGGTCGCGTAACCGTTGAGTATGTAATGCTATCGAATATTAATGACAGCACTGAGCAGGCGCACCAGCTGGCTAAGGTATTAAAAGATACTCCTAGTAAGATAAATTTAATACCTTTTAACCCATACCCGGGCTCGCCATACACTTGTTCTAGCAACTCACGTATCGACAGATTCTCAAAAGTGCTTATGGATTATGGGTTTACCACTGTGGTACGTAAAACCCGAGGCGATGATATTGACGCGGCGTGCGGTCAATTAGTGGGCGATGTAGTAGACAGAACGAAAAGATTGTTAAAAAAACAGGTGAAGGGCGAAGCAATTTCAGTAAAAATGGCCCAATAA
- the ndk gene encoding nucleoside-diphosphate kinase, whose translation MALERTFSIIKPDAVAKNVIGAIYNRFESAGLRIVASKMIHMSKEQAEGFYAEHKERPFFGALVDFMTSGPVMVQVLEGENAVLANREIMGATNPADAAAGTLRSDYAASIDENAVHGSDAPESAAREIAYFFSEEEICPRTR comes from the coding sequence ATGGCTCTTGAGCGTACTTTTTCGATTATCAAGCCTGATGCGGTAGCTAAAAACGTAATCGGTGCAATTTACAACCGTTTCGAATCTGCAGGTCTTCGCATTGTGGCATCTAAGATGATCCACATGAGCAAAGAGCAAGCAGAAGGCTTCTATGCAGAACACAAAGAGCGTCCTTTCTTCGGCGCACTTGTAGACTTCATGACGTCTGGTCCAGTTATGGTTCAAGTACTAGAAGGCGAAAACGCTGTTCTAGCTAACCGTGAAATCATGGGCGCAACTAACCCAGCTGATGCAGCTGCAGGTACACTACGTTCAGACTACGCTGCGTCAATCGACGAAAACGCAGTTCACGGTTCTGACGCGCCTGAGTCAGCAGCACGTGAAATTGCTTACTTCTTCTCTGAAGAAGAAATCTGCCCACGTACTCGCTAA
- a CDS encoding SufE family protein, giving the protein MQLPSSDEIIDDLAFFDDWEQRYQYIIDLGKSIPGLPEDAKTPERLVKGCQSSVWLVESYDGNKINFDVDSDAVIVQGLLALVLAAYNDKTPKDILAFDIDGYFEALDLERHITPTRGNGLRAIVGKIQELAKANA; this is encoded by the coding sequence ATGCAACTACCTAGCAGTGACGAAATTATTGATGATTTAGCGTTCTTCGACGATTGGGAACAGCGTTATCAGTACATCATTGACTTAGGAAAATCTATTCCGGGTTTACCAGAAGATGCTAAGACGCCTGAACGTCTAGTAAAGGGATGTCAAAGTAGCGTGTGGTTGGTAGAGTCTTACGACGGTAATAAAATCAATTTTGATGTCGACAGCGATGCTGTTATTGTTCAAGGGTTACTAGCGTTAGTACTTGCCGCCTATAATGACAAAACGCCAAAGGATATTTTAGCGTTTGATATCGACGGCTATTTTGAAGCGTTGGATCTCGAGCGTCATATCACCCCAACCCGAGGCAATGGTTTACGCGCTATAGTGGGTAAAATTCAAGAGCTTGCAAAAGCTAACGCCTAA
- the sufT gene encoding putative Fe-S cluster assembly protein SufT — MKQKMVTTERECKARLVPAGNPTVIPEGEFVNITQELGGNYTVTWRGNMYRIDGTDAGAIGRKAMTLSFDAPEDGNISEQQVWDALETIYDPEIPINLVSLGLIYKVDIDQASGAVNIDMTLTAPGCGMGPVLVGDVEYRVAMVPHVKNVNVELVFDPAWSRDMMSEEAQLEAGLFF; from the coding sequence ATGAAGCAAAAAATGGTGACCACCGAGCGTGAATGTAAGGCACGTTTGGTTCCTGCAGGCAATCCCACCGTTATACCCGAAGGTGAGTTTGTTAATATCACGCAAGAGCTAGGTGGTAATTACACCGTAACCTGGCGTGGTAATATGTACCGTATTGACGGTACCGACGCTGGTGCAATTGGCCGTAAAGCCATGACGCTAAGCTTTGACGCTCCCGAGGATGGGAACATCAGTGAGCAGCAAGTGTGGGATGCTTTAGAAACTATCTATGACCCAGAAATTCCAATTAATCTTGTATCGCTCGGCCTTATCTATAAGGTGGATATTGATCAAGCATCTGGTGCCGTAAATATCGATATGACACTTACAGCACCGGGCTGTGGTATGGGGCCAGTTTTAGTAGGTGATGTTGAATATCGCGTAGCTATGGTGCCTCATGTTAAAAACGTGAACGTGGAGTTGGTTTTCGACCCAGCTTGGTCACGAGACATGATGAGTGAAGAAGCACAGCTTGAAGCGGGTTTGTTCTTTTAA